Proteins encoded within one genomic window of Gambusia affinis linkage group LG23, SWU_Gaff_1.0, whole genome shotgun sequence:
- the LOC122826085 gene encoding uncharacterized protein LOC122826085 — protein sequence MSEAYRIASENSKQASAKGKVLYDKRARGVVLQPGDRVLVRNLSERGGPGKLRSYWEKAIYIVKEQFADNPVYVVYPESGDQKKTRTLHRNLLLLVNDLPVEEPTGQVRPEQRTQKSKRQARLTIPECMNPPQGADSDSDSGSDSEGPRYWLRAPANRTQEIPTVAPPQQPAIPVSRQIPVPIPEDMTVDADSLPSVDPVPIRQTGIGELEQDEGQSDDARPEEQDGYAETPEPIPVAQPLVNAMPDRHVEVRRSNRDRQPRQIFTYERLGQPTLTTTARVDMANASLHSAPHTIQPLHPLIPYTTPTYSFSPYSTPYLPFTYMPYHLPSHPYILPVPVTC from the coding sequence ATGTCTGAGGCCTATAGAATTGCCAGTGAGAACAGCAAGCAGGCCAGTGCCAAAGGCAAAGTCCTCTATGACAAGAGGGCAAGAGGAGTGGTGCTACAGCCTGGCGATCGGGTCTTAGTCAGGAACCTCAGCGAGCGTGGTGGGCCAGGAAAACTAAGGTCATATTGGGAGAAGGCCATCTACATTGTGAAAGAACAGTTTGCTGATAACCCAGTGTATGTAGTCTATCCGGAGTCTGGGgatcagaaaaagacaagaaCACTACATCGCAACTTGCTTTTGCTCGTTAATGACCTACCAGTTGAAGAACCAACAGGCCAGGTTCGCCCTGAGCAAAGAACCCAGAAAAGTAAACGCCAAGCCCGACTTACCATCCCAGAGTGTATGAACCCACCGCAAGGAGCAGATTCAGACTCCGACTCTGGGTCCGACTCTGAAGGTCCTCGCTACTGGTTGAGGGCACCAGCTAACAGAACGCAGGAGATACCCACCGTTGCCCCACCACAACAACCAGCCATTCCTGTGAGTCGCCAAATTCCAGTACCTATACCGGAGGATATGACAGTTGACGCCGACTCCTTGCCTTCAGTTGACCCAGTACCTATAAGACAAACAGGGATTGGAGAGCTTGAACAGGATGAAGGTCAGTCTGATGATGCGAGACCTGAGGAGCAAGATGGCTATGCTGAGACTCCAGAGCCCATTCCAGTTGCACAGCCTCTGGTCAATGCAATGCCAGACCGACATGTAGAGGTCAGAAGGTCAAACCGGGACAGACAACCTCGACAGATCTTTACATATGAGAGACTTGGTCAACCCACACTGACAACAACAGCTAGAGTTGACATGGCAAATGCAAGCTTACACTCTGCACCTCACACTATACAACCTCTACACCCACTCATTCCCTATACAACACCAACATACTCTTTCAGCCCTTATTCCACTCCGTATCTTCCCTTTACATACATGCCTTACCACTTACCATCACACCCATACATCTTACCTGTTCCTGTCACCTGTTAA